The Sphingomonas sanxanigenens DSM 19645 = NX02 genome includes a region encoding these proteins:
- a CDS encoding tetratricopeptide repeat protein: MTTQTAEDPKSRLQRLLGFLDVDPHNERLLADTATAAFDAGELETANQLIGRFNSLGTDDPAMRNLGALVALRTGRHDEAAETFETLLADMPTDAVLRFNLAWAKALIGDHEAVVTLVDEDVVASAPRAAALKVEALHHLDRLEEAITVGQTYAVIVPADADLAAAIATVAMDNDDLELAERFAARAGGSPVGLAAQGALALGAHDPSAAIGLFDRALDRRATLPRAQVGKGLALLSLDRPADAARWLDQGAAAFEDHLGSWIAAGWAHFIAGDAKTARARFDHALLLDETFAESHGALAVLDMTEGQAELARKRADIALRLDRTCLSAALAKSMLAAHAGDPDAATAIRNKALNHPAGPGGETLADAIARMGLRRR, encoded by the coding sequence ATGACCACGCAAACGGCCGAAGATCCAAAATCTCGCCTTCAACGCCTGCTCGGCTTCCTCGACGTCGATCCGCACAATGAGCGGTTGCTTGCGGATACGGCGACCGCAGCCTTCGACGCTGGCGAGCTTGAAACCGCGAACCAGCTCATCGGGCGGTTCAACAGCTTGGGGACTGACGATCCGGCGATGCGCAATCTGGGGGCGCTGGTCGCTCTGCGCACGGGCCGCCATGACGAGGCCGCCGAGACGTTCGAGACGCTTCTGGCCGATATGCCGACCGATGCTGTTCTCCGGTTCAATCTCGCATGGGCGAAGGCGCTGATCGGCGACCATGAGGCCGTCGTCACGCTGGTCGACGAAGATGTCGTCGCGTCCGCTCCGCGTGCCGCTGCGCTCAAGGTCGAGGCCCTGCACCATCTCGACAGGCTGGAAGAGGCGATTACGGTCGGGCAGACCTATGCCGTCATCGTGCCGGCGGATGCCGATCTCGCGGCGGCGATCGCCACAGTGGCAATGGATAATGACGATCTCGAACTCGCGGAGCGCTTCGCGGCCCGCGCCGGCGGAAGCCCGGTCGGCCTGGCGGCACAAGGCGCGCTTGCGCTGGGCGCCCATGATCCGTCGGCGGCGATCGGCCTCTTCGACAGGGCACTCGACCGTCGGGCGACATTGCCGCGTGCACAGGTCGGGAAGGGGCTCGCCCTGCTCTCGCTCGACCGGCCAGCGGACGCGGCGCGCTGGCTCGACCAGGGCGCGGCGGCGTTCGAGGACCATCTCGGCTCATGGATCGCGGCGGGGTGGGCGCATTTCATCGCCGGCGACGCAAAGACCGCGCGCGCGCGGTTCGATCATGCGCTCCTGCTGGACGAAACCTTCGCCGAGAGCCATGGCGCGCTGGCAGTGCTCGATATGACGGAGGGACAGGCGGAGCTCGCACGCAAACGTGCCGATATCGCTCTACGATTGGACCGGACATGCCTGTCGGCGGCCTTGGCCAAAAGCATGCTCGCGGCTCATGCTGGCGATCCGGATGCCGCAACCGCG